The following proteins are encoded in a genomic region of Zea mays cultivar B73 chromosome 9, Zm-B73-REFERENCE-NAM-5.0, whole genome shotgun sequence:
- the LOC103638516 gene encoding L10-interacting MYB domain-containing protein encodes MSKGENSRAHWNFNKEKGLVDILNEHNHQRFRGQNGWAAEGWKSIVKSFNEKFPSDRFTKGQIQEKEKELKANYKAIRDGKKKSGAGWNESLCMINAEPVIWEKLIHDIPRLKKFQAKSFPLFYELEKLHEGSIATGDLNFTSAEPAPQPTEHVSTIDIDAHDSHLNPFLANVDDHMPSSGPIDIDEIETPSSSCSKNLENRIGKKRKLSIAGVLQNYVDIRANETKIFMNELNETTKEADDYSIKRCLDLLESIEELSDEEKAQATNVLKCEVNREIFMNFKIPKVRLLWVKGEISPKV; translated from the exons ATGAGTAAAGGAGAAAACTCTAGGGCTCATTGGAACTTCAATAAAGAAAAAGGCCTAGTTGATATATTGAATGAGCACAATCATCAAAGGTTCCGAGGGCAAAATGGATGGGCGGCCGAAGGGTGGAAGAGCATTGTGAAGAGTTTTAATGAAAAGTTTCCATCTGATCGGTTTACAAAGGGCCAAatacaagaaaaggagaaagagcTTAAAGCAAACTACAAGGCAATCCGTGATGGAAAAAAGAAAAGTGGTGCAGGATGGAATGAATCTTTGTGCATGATTAATGCTGAGCCAGTAATATGGGAAAAGCTTATCCAT GATATTCCAAGGCTGAAGAAATTCCAAGCAAAATCATTCCCTTTGTTTTATGAACTGGAAAAACTGCATGAAG GAAGCATTGCTACAGGTGATTTAAACTTCACATCAGCTGAACCAGCACCCCAACCAACTGAACATGTTAGCACTATTGATATTGATGCTCATGATTCTCACCTTAACCCTTTCCTTGCAAATGTGGATGATCACATGCCATCTAGTGGACCCATAGACATAGATGAGATAGAAACACCATCTTCATCTTGCTCTAAAAATCTTGAAAATAGGATTgggaagaaaagaaagctcaGTATTGCTGGAGTTTTACAAAACTATGTGGACATTAGGGCAAATGAAACAAAAATATTTATGAATGAACTCAATGAGACAACTAAGGAAGCAGATGACTATTCTATCAAGCGGTGTCTAGATCTTTTAGAATCAATTGAAGAACTTTCAGATGAGGAAAAGGCACAAGCAACAAATGTGCTGAAGTGTGAGGTCAACAGAGAAATTTTCATGAACTTCAAGATTCCAAAGGTTCGTTTGTTATGGGTCAAAGGCGAAATCTCTCCCAAG GTCTAA